A region of the Pseudomonadota bacterium genome:
TGACCGTATTTCTCCCAGCAGCGCAGATCGGCCCAGTAGCCGTCGGACAGATACCCCTCGAGATGGCAGCCGGCGCCAACCATGCGCGCGAAGGTCTCGCCGAGGAAACACGTTCCCGTCGACAGGAACTCGAAGACCCGTGGGCTCAGCACCCGAATCCCGGCGGGGTGGAGGAAGCTCCCCTCGACAGGGTCTTCCCCGAGGAGCGCAGAGAGGCTGACGTCGGTATCGAAGTCGAGGGGACCGTGCACCCGTGCTTCTCTCTCCGGGCGGATCACCAGCGTGGCGTCGGCGTGCTGATCGGTGTGATAGGTGAGCACGTCGGAGAGATCGATGTCGGCGAGCACGTCACCGTTCATGACAACGAAAGGCTCGTCTCCCAGCAGCGGCTGGGCCTTTCGTACGGCGGCCCCGATGCCGTGAAGCGCGTCTTCGTGGCTGTACGAGATGTTGACCCCGAGCTTCTCGCCAGTGCCCAGGTAGTCACACACCCGCTTCGAGTGATAGTG
Encoded here:
- a CDS encoding nucleotidyltransferase family protein; the protein is MRPCCVFKTTGCPRPVAVQAGDPQHTREKRSDHLKGLILAGGKGTRLFPLTRRVPRCLIPIQDRPVIHRPILLMKSAGIVDIVVNTHYHSKRVCDYLGTGEKLGVNISYSHEDALHGIGAAVRKAQPLLGDEPFVVMNGDVLADIDLSDVLTYHTDQHADATLVIRPEREARVHGPLDFDTDVSLSALLGEDPVEGSFLHPAGIRVLSPRVFEFLSTGTCFLGETFARMVGAGCHLEGYLSDGYWADLRCWEKYGHILWEIGRGFVPEAPVS